The Bifidobacterium sp. WK012_4_13 genome contains the following window.
CAAATGACGAAATAATCCAGCCACCGGTGATTGAGGCAGTACGACGAATTCGCAGCTCTGGTGGTAAAACCAAGTTTGACTTGGAAACTGAGGCACCTCAGGAATTCATTCGGCCTGATGATGAGACCGACGATCCGGCCCTTCAGCCAGAAAATCTGCAGTCCCTTCCATCCCGCATGGGGGCATCTGGAGGAGCTTTGACTGAATCCGAAGGGTTGCGGACGGTGTCGAGGCCAAATTGGCTGAAGGTCACCGTTGGGAAAATAAACCACGACTTTGTGGTGGTCCTGCTTACCGATGTCAGCGACGCGATGAGGTTCGCCCAGACCCGGGACTCGTTCATCGAAAATGTGTCCGAACAGCTGCAGACCCCGACCTCGGCGCTGTCACAGCTCGCGACTGACCTTGAGAAGGCTGCCAGTTCCAGTCCTGAAGTGCGTCAGGATGCCGACATGGTGCGCAGACATTGCGATCACCTGGAGCATATGGTTTCGGATTTGATGCTATTGATGAAGGCTCAGGAGCCGATAGTCGCGAGCAAGGAAAACCGCATAGATCTTCTTCGACTTGCCCGCCGTGTCGTTGCCAGACTCGGGCACATGGCTCAAGCCGAGAAGATAGCACTGCATGTCGGTGGCGATGCGACCGTTGGCATCAATGGGGACAGCGAGCAGATCGAGGCCGCGCTGGCCAAGCTGATCGAGAATGCGATTGGGTACTCGCAGGCCAGTTCCTCGGTGAACGTGGCGGTTTCACGCAGCAAGGATGGCGAGCACGCACTCTTGCAGGTTCTGGATCAGGGCATTGGAATCGCGAAAACCGAACAAAGACAGGTTTTCGAGCGTTTCTATCGCGGCTCTCATCAAACGGATGCGACACGGGAGGGCATCGGATTAGGGCTGGCCATCGTGAAGCATGTGGCGCTCACGCATCATGGCTCGGCAACGTTATGGAGTTCTTTGAGGCACGGAAGCACCTTCAGCATGGTCTTTCCCATATCGGCTGACTGACTGCTGACTGTTGGTCGTTGACCACTGACTGTTGACTACTGATTGTTGACCGTTCGGTTCGTCGACCGAACTTTGCACCGCACATCCCTGAATGCCATGCAAGGGGACGTGAAAGCCGCCTATCTTAAGGGTTACTCGGCAAGCCTTCGATAGTTCCAGCGATTGAAGAACTCCCAGATGAGGAGCACGACGCCAACGACGAGACCCGAGGCGCTTACCCCTATGGCAGCCTTGGCATCGATGCCGCAGAACTCAAGTGCGGCGAAGAACAGAAGTGCAACGAACCAGGCGATGGTGCCAATTATGAATATCTTTCGCAAATCAACTTGAACCGGCTTTGGTGACGGTCTGCGCGCCTTCTGAGAGAAAATTGGTGCAAGCTTCATGCAATTAAGTGTATATCTCGGGGTAACCTTGATTGGTGTCGCGCTTTAGTATGGTGCAGGAAGGAGGGGCATCGTTGTATCCTATCGAAGCAGTTCCCAAGCACTATGCATGGGGATCAAGAACCTGTTTGCAGACGATGTTCCACTTGCCTCAGCAAGGTCCGCAAGAGCCCAGACTCGCGGAAATGTGGTTCAGCGGCCATCCGCAGTCCCCTTCGCCGATGAAGCTGCCAGGGGGAGTCTCGAGCAACTTGCTCGACGAGATTCATTCCAATCCTGTTGCGATGGTAGGCGAACATGCTTCGCAGGAGTTCGGTCCCGTGATGCCGTATCTGTTCAAGGTCATCTCTGCGGAGATACCGCTTTCGCTGCAGGTCCATCCGGTCGATTTTGAAGCCCGGGCAGGGTATAACCGCGAAAACGATCTCGGAATTGCCTTGGATGCGCCGGAAAGATCATTCAAGGATTCCCTTGCCAAGAACGAGATGCTGGTGGCTCTGGAGCCCTTCACCGCTTCGGTCGGCTTCGCGCCTGTGATCGATCAGCTTCGCCTGCTGCGATCGGTGAACCATCCCATTGCCCGCCAGATGGTACACGCGCTGACGGCCCGCACCTTCCATGTGGGGCAGCCTCCACAGGAATATGCCGCAAGCGATGTGATGATGCCCATGTCTTCGATAACCTGGCCTGACTCTCGCCGACGGATATTCCGTGCATTCCATGTCGCCATCACATCGCCTCCGACAGATGCCGGTTCTTTGGAGCAGGCCCTTCGCGAGGCCTGCGAGAACGTTCCCGAATCGGGCAGGCAGCGTGAGGCGCTGAACGGTGCGGTCCAGGCTGCGAAGGCATTTGATACCGATCCATCCGTTCTCTGCCTGCTGATGATGAATCCTGTCGTATTGGCCGAAGGTGAATCGGTATACATACCTGCCGGGCTGCCCCATGCATACATTCACGGGACCGCGGCAGAGATCATGACCAATTCCGACAACGTGCTGCGTGCAGGCATGACGATTAAGCACAGGGACATTTCGAATCTGCTGCACAGTCTGAACTGCCAGCCTGCCACTCCTATCGACCCTTCGAGCTCTGCATTCGCTGCGCTCGCAATCCAGGATCTGATCACCTATCGCCCCAAGATCTCGGAATACATGCTTGCCTATGGGCGAGTCGACAGCGCATCGGGTGCATGGCCGATAGCGGGCAGACTCATTCAGCGATACGGTGAGCTCATGCAGAAATATGGCCCGCAGCGGCTGCAACTGCCATCCGACGGACCACGTGTGCTGCTATGCACGGAAGGCTCGCTTCAGTGCATTACGGCGTTGCAG
Protein-coding sequences here:
- a CDS encoding sensor histidine kinase, translating into MNALTRRLEKVLARRSMSDSQDFGDGSQESDDLDDSTAALLSMLPNASIVVDRQDEVVRSSPQAYMLGVVANDEIIQPPVIEAVRRIRSSGGKTKFDLETEAPQEFIRPDDETDDPALQPENLQSLPSRMGASGGALTESEGLRTVSRPNWLKVTVGKINHDFVVVLLTDVSDAMRFAQTRDSFIENVSEQLQTPTSALSQLATDLEKAASSSPEVRQDADMVRRHCDHLEHMVSDLMLLMKAQEPIVASKENRIDLLRLARRVVARLGHMAQAEKIALHVGGDATVGINGDSEQIEAALAKLIENAIGYSQASSSVNVAVSRSKDGEHALLQVLDQGIGIAKTEQRQVFERFYRGSHQTDATREGIGLGLAIVKHVALTHHGSATLWSSLRHGSTFSMVFPISAD
- a CDS encoding DUF2530 domain-containing protein is translated as MKLAPIFSQKARRPSPKPVQVDLRKIFIIGTIAWFVALLFFAALEFCGIDAKAAIGVSASGLVVGVVLLIWEFFNRWNYRRLAE
- the manA gene encoding mannose-6-phosphate isomerase, class I, producing the protein MYPIEAVPKHYAWGSRTCLQTMFHLPQQGPQEPRLAEMWFSGHPQSPSPMKLPGGVSSNLLDEIHSNPVAMVGEHASQEFGPVMPYLFKVISAEIPLSLQVHPVDFEARAGYNRENDLGIALDAPERSFKDSLAKNEMLVALEPFTASVGFAPVIDQLRLLRSVNHPIARQMVHALTARTFHVGQPPQEYAASDVMMPMSSITWPDSRRRIFRAFHVAITSPPTDAGSLEQALREACENVPESGRQREALNGAVQAAKAFDTDPSVLCLLMMNPVVLAEGESVYIPAGLPHAYIHGTAAEIMTNSDNVLRAGMTIKHRDISNLLHSLNCQPATPIDPSSSAFAALAIQDLITYRPKISEYMLAYGRVDSASGAWPIAGRLIQRYGELMQKYGPQRLQLPSDGPRVLLCTEGSLQCITALQRVSLDQGEAVFIPAQDGHIDIGVNPEGHEASHGSYLFASTPF